In a single window of the Methanofollis ethanolicus genome:
- a CDS encoding ATP-binding cassette domain-containing protein, whose protein sequence is MAAVIEVEGLEHSFGTVKAVQGISFTVEEGEIFSFLGPNGAGKSTVINVLTTLLPLQRGRAVVAGFDVAAEPDRVREAIGIVFQEVTLDRDMTVGETLEFHGRLYGMETEERRRSIDDLLALVDLTEKRDVLTRHLSGGMKRRLEIARGLMTRPKVLFLDEPTIGLDPQTRRRIWEAIREVNRAGTTIFLTTHYMDEADHLSDRINLVDGGRIVLQGRPIDLKNALGQDLIYLETAERDRAAAVLRAMPAVKEVREKARGVLLMTAADGTRLLPGVMAAMAEEGIRVTAVNMKKPSMDDVFVHFTGRALAGET, encoded by the coding sequence ATGGCGGCGGTCATCGAGGTTGAGGGTCTCGAACACTCCTTCGGGACAGTGAAGGCGGTGCAGGGGATCAGCTTCACCGTCGAGGAAGGGGAGATCTTCTCCTTCCTCGGGCCGAACGGCGCCGGGAAGAGCACGGTGATCAACGTGCTCACCACCCTCCTCCCCCTCCAGAGAGGGCGGGCCGTGGTGGCCGGGTTCGACGTGGCGGCCGAGCCCGACCGCGTGCGGGAGGCGATCGGGATCGTCTTCCAGGAGGTCACCCTGGACCGCGACATGACGGTCGGCGAGACCCTGGAGTTCCACGGCCGCCTGTACGGCATGGAGACGGAGGAGAGGAGGAGGAGCATCGACGACCTCCTCGCCCTCGTCGACCTGACCGAGAAGAGGGACGTCCTCACCCGCCACCTCTCCGGCGGGATGAAGAGGCGGCTTGAGATCGCCCGCGGCCTCATGACCCGCCCGAAGGTGCTCTTCCTGGACGAACCGACGATCGGTCTCGACCCGCAGACGCGCCGGCGGATCTGGGAGGCGATCCGGGAGGTGAACAGGGCCGGGACGACGATCTTCCTGACCACCCACTACATGGACGAGGCCGACCACCTCTCCGACCGGATCAATCTCGTCGACGGCGGGCGGATCGTCCTCCAGGGCCGACCCATCGACCTGAAAAACGCCCTCGGCCAGGACCTCATCTACCTGGAGACCGCGGAGAGGGACCGTGCCGCGGCCGTCCTCAGGGCGATGCCCGCCGTGAAGGAGGTGCGGGAGAAGGCGAGGGGGGTGCTCCTCATGACGGCCGCGGACGGCACCCGCCTCCTCCCAGGCGTCATGGCGGCGATGGCCGAGGAGGGGATCAGGGTCACGGCGGTGAACATGAAGAAGCCCTCGATGGACGACGTCTTCGTCCACTTCACCGGGCGGGCGCTCGCCGGGGAGACGTAG
- a CDS encoding response regulator, translating to MAPPTDRQIRVLVVDDDPALLNVIGLFLESTGEIITTLAHRGGEALDRIESEHFDVCVSDLEMPGMDGIRLLKEVRYRGMDLPCILITGSGHGDVTARARTAGVNRVIRKVGEGDNFFQKLIEAVRAAAGRGEKEHPFPEGRRERSLSVHA from the coding sequence ATGGCTCCCCCCACCGACAGGCAGATCCGCGTCCTTGTTGTGGACGACGATCCCGCCCTCCTGAACGTGATCGGACTCTTTCTGGAAAGTACCGGAGAGATCATTACTACCCTCGCTCACAGAGGCGGCGAGGCCCTGGACCGGATAGAGAGCGAGCACTTTGACGTCTGCGTTTCCGATCTGGAGATGCCCGGGATGGACGGCATAAGACTCCTGAAAGAGGTCAGGTACCGCGGGATGGACCTGCCCTGTATCCTGATCACCGGAAGCGGGCACGGCGACGTGACCGCCCGCGCCCGAACGGCAGGAGTGAACCGGGTCATCCGGAAGGTAGGAGAGGGAGACAATTTTTTCCAGAAACTGATCGAGGCGGTCAGGGCGGCGGCGGGAAGGGGAGAGAAAGAACACCCCTTCCCGGAAGGTCGCAGGGAGCGCTCCCTGAGCGTCCACGCGTAA
- a CDS encoding protease inhibitor I42 family protein produces MVRYIILGALALLCCACILGAGCTTTGPAQTNTTTPVPVNTTAPVTPTETVIGMPNPAAAWCQEQGYGYEIRKDAAGNEYGVCIFGNGTEADEWAVYRAAMGSYNETANGTAVNATKGDIVGISLRENPTTGYLWNATLSAGLTLLNDTYTIDPHAEGMVGVGGTHLWLVRADAAGNQTFSAVSKRPWENTTGTEKTFSLTLKVA; encoded by the coding sequence ATGGTACGATACATCATTCTGGGCGCCCTCGCCCTCCTGTGCTGCGCCTGCATCCTTGGTGCGGGCTGCACCACGACGGGGCCGGCACAGACGAACACGACCACCCCGGTGCCGGTGAACACGACCGCCCCTGTCACGCCGACGGAGACAGTCATCGGCATGCCCAACCCGGCCGCGGCCTGGTGCCAGGAGCAGGGCTACGGCTATGAGATCAGGAAGGACGCGGCCGGCAACGAGTACGGCGTCTGCATCTTCGGCAACGGCACCGAGGCCGACGAGTGGGCGGTCTACCGTGCGGCAATGGGATCTTACAACGAGACGGCGAACGGGACCGCGGTCAACGCCACGAAGGGCGACATCGTCGGGATCAGCCTGAGAGAGAACCCGACGACCGGGTACCTCTGGAACGCGACCCTCTCCGCGGGCCTGACCCTCCTGAACGACACCTACACCATTGACCCCCACGCCGAGGGCATGGTCGGCGTGGGCGGCACCCACCTCTGGCTTGTGCGTGCCGACGCTGCGGGGAACCAGACCTTCTCCGCTGTCTCCAAGCGCCCCTGGGAGAACACGACCGGGACCGAGAAGACCTTCTCGCTGACGCTGAAGGTCGCCTGA
- a CDS encoding ABC transporter permease yields MDLRFLTITWRDLLRFVRFKSVLVASLVQPALWLAFFGIGMASSFDRFAPAAAAPGTTTVGYLTFMCAGVIALTTLFTSLYGGIIFLFDKNWGLLREIVASPLPRGSIIVGIALSGVTKSYLQAIVITGFGLLLGVEFFAGFGAMETVAAVAGMLAFVGVFALGFLFLSSAIAVTMETPEGLQAVITLLTLPIFFASNALYPTATLPDALRALAAVNPLTHLITGLRYFAIGPDFTALGVRYVTTAGDVAFSFCVLLVFAALTYLLARWRFRQVTVT; encoded by the coding sequence ATGGACCTCCGCTTTCTCACCATCACCTGGCGCGACCTCCTCCGCTTCGTCCGCTTCAAGTCGGTCCTCGTAGCCTCCCTCGTCCAGCCCGCCCTCTGGCTCGCCTTCTTCGGGATCGGGATGGCGAGTTCCTTCGACCGCTTCGCCCCGGCCGCCGCCGCACCGGGCACGACGACAGTCGGGTACCTCACCTTCATGTGCGCCGGGGTGATCGCCCTGACCACGCTCTTCACGAGCCTGTACGGCGGGATCATCTTCCTCTTCGACAAAAACTGGGGCCTCCTCCGGGAGATCGTCGCAAGCCCCCTCCCCCGCGGCAGTATCATCGTCGGCATCGCTCTCTCGGGCGTGACCAAGTCGTACCTCCAGGCAATCGTCATCACCGGTTTCGGCCTCCTCCTCGGCGTCGAGTTCTTCGCGGGTTTCGGCGCGATGGAGACGGTCGCGGCCGTCGCGGGGATGCTCGCCTTCGTCGGCGTCTTCGCCCTCGGTTTCCTCTTCCTCTCCTCGGCGATCGCGGTCACGATGGAGACGCCGGAGGGGTTGCAGGCGGTGATCACCCTGCTCACCCTCCCGATCTTCTTCGCCTCGAACGCCCTGTACCCGACGGCCACCCTGCCCGACGCCCTCAGGGCCCTCGCGGCGGTAAACCCCCTCACCCACCTCATCACCGGCCTCAGGTACTTCGCCATCGGCCCGGACTTCACCGCCCTCGGCGTCCGCTACGTGACGACGGCCGGGGACGTCGCCTTCTCCTTCTGCGTCCTCCTCGTCTTCGCCGCCCTCACCTATCTCCTCGCACGCTGGCGCTTCCGGCAGGTCACGGTGACCTGA
- the ruvC gene encoding crossover junction endodeoxyribonuclease RuvC, giving the protein MIVIGIDPGIGRTGYGVLSTGGRFPTPLTFGCIETGGDCRPSERLLEVYERVCGLFDEYEPAWAVLEKLFFSRNVTTAMRVSEARGVLLLAAEQRGIPIAEYTPNQIKQAVTGSGRADKHQVQEMMRRLLRLEEVPKPDDAADGLAIALCHINMVQLR; this is encoded by the coding sequence ATGATCGTCATCGGCATCGACCCCGGAATTGGGAGAACAGGCTACGGCGTCCTCAGCACCGGCGGCCGCTTTCCGACGCCGCTGACCTTCGGCTGCATCGAGACCGGCGGCGACTGCAGACCCTCGGAACGGCTGCTTGAGGTCTACGAGAGAGTCTGCGGCCTCTTCGACGAGTACGAACCCGCATGGGCCGTCCTGGAAAAACTGTTCTTCTCCAGGAACGTCACCACGGCGATGCGTGTCAGCGAGGCGCGAGGCGTCCTCCTCCTCGCCGCGGAGCAGCGCGGGATCCCGATCGCCGAGTACACCCCCAACCAGATCAAACAGGCGGTCACCGGGTCAGGGCGTGCCGACAAACATCAGGTACAGGAGATGATGCGCAGGCTTCTCCGCCTGGAGGAGGTGCCGAAGCCCGACGATGCCGCCGACGGCCTCGCCATCGCCCTCTGCCACATCAATATGGTGCAATTACGATGA
- a CDS encoding rubredoxin, which produces MDMYRCTKCGFVYNPASGDHTQNIPPKTPFENLPDDWICPRCGVGKTFFVRVE; this is translated from the coding sequence ATGGACATGTACAGGTGCACGAAGTGCGGGTTTGTCTATAACCCGGCAAGCGGGGACCACACGCAGAACATCCCGCCGAAAACGCCTTTTGAAAATCTTCCCGACGACTGGATCTGCCCGCGGTGCGGGGTGGGCAAGACGTTCTTCGTCCGCGTCGAATAG
- a CDS encoding beta-propeller domain-containing protein encodes MDRWILLPLAGALLIVLVWGLALFLPDAGGGVDESGLRTFSSDSDVIDFLKEHAATSPPGGYVDGVAPDTAPGEAARTLAPTMAPTAGGAVDSSSTNVQVAGVDEADVVKNDDEYLYILREGEFVIVRAVPPGEAEVVGRAAVDGWPRALFLDGDRLVVFTVKTEDDMVTPEGSAAPVPVHREVTAAKIWSVEDRANPRLIDTVTVTGAYEGARLIDGVVWLMTAERPDPPVYPLPEAGGVRPSIYTPPVPQRYYTFHTLASFPVAGGREASAVSFLLGDGGTMYVSATNLYLAYYDAPGGKSVVHRFALAPGGAAYAATGMINGTVKNQFSMDEAGDTLRVATTSFQNNSTSGVYLLDRDMGVRGALEGIAPGERIYAARFIGDRLYLVTFRQVDPLFVIDLSGTKPAVLGALKIPGYSEYLHPCGDHCLIGVGRETAVNEWGGTVTGGLKVALFDVGNVSAPTVVDTAVIGGQMTGSPALEDHKAFFFDERRGVLVLPVFDHGQNYPVSSSPWNGAYVFTVFEGEGIDHIGTIAHEPSWDGRVERTVRFGETLATISELSVVLTDLPDCTRAGSVVLGESSVPPPVVTTPPPVPPAMGG; translated from the coding sequence ATGGACCGGTGGATACTCCTGCCCCTTGCCGGGGCCCTGCTGATCGTTCTCGTCTGGGGCCTCGCCCTCTTCCTCCCCGACGCGGGGGGAGGGGTGGACGAAAGCGGCCTGCGCACTTTCTCCTCCGACAGTGACGTGATCGATTTCCTGAAAGAGCATGCGGCGACGTCCCCGCCGGGCGGGTACGTGGACGGCGTCGCACCCGATACGGCGCCGGGAGAGGCGGCCCGGACCCTTGCCCCCACGATGGCCCCGACGGCCGGCGGTGCTGTCGACTCTTCCTCGACGAACGTGCAGGTGGCCGGGGTGGACGAGGCCGACGTCGTCAAGAACGACGACGAGTACCTCTATATCCTGCGGGAGGGCGAGTTCGTCATCGTCCGCGCCGTCCCGCCCGGCGAGGCTGAGGTCGTCGGCCGTGCGGCGGTGGACGGGTGGCCGCGGGCGCTCTTCCTCGACGGCGACCGTCTTGTCGTCTTCACCGTGAAGACGGAGGACGACATGGTCACCCCGGAGGGGAGCGCGGCGCCGGTGCCGGTGCACAGGGAGGTGACCGCCGCAAAGATCTGGTCGGTGGAAGACCGGGCGAACCCCCGTCTCATCGACACCGTCACCGTCACCGGGGCCTACGAGGGTGCGCGGCTCATCGACGGCGTGGTCTGGCTCATGACCGCGGAGCGTCCCGACCCGCCCGTCTATCCCCTGCCCGAGGCCGGGGGCGTCCGTCCCTCGATCTACACCCCGCCCGTCCCCCAGAGATACTACACCTTCCACACCCTCGCCTCCTTCCCGGTGGCGGGCGGCCGCGAAGCGTCGGCGGTCTCCTTCCTCCTCGGCGACGGCGGGACGATGTACGTCTCGGCGACGAACCTGTACCTCGCCTACTATGACGCTCCCGGCGGGAAGTCGGTCGTCCACCGCTTCGCCCTTGCGCCCGGCGGCGCCGCCTATGCGGCGACCGGCATGATCAACGGCACGGTGAAGAACCAGTTCTCGATGGACGAGGCGGGCGACACCCTCAGGGTGGCGACAACCTCTTTCCAGAACAACAGCACGAGCGGGGTCTACCTCCTCGACAGGGATATGGGGGTGCGGGGCGCCCTCGAAGGGATCGCGCCGGGCGAGCGGATCTACGCGGCCCGCTTCATCGGCGACCGCCTCTACCTGGTCACATTCAGGCAGGTCGACCCCCTCTTCGTCATCGACCTCTCCGGGACGAAACCCGCCGTCCTCGGCGCCCTGAAGATACCGGGGTACTCGGAGTACCTCCACCCCTGCGGCGACCACTGCCTCATCGGCGTCGGCAGGGAGACGGCGGTGAATGAGTGGGGCGGCACCGTCACCGGCGGCCTGAAGGTCGCCCTCTTCGACGTCGGCAATGTCTCGGCCCCGACTGTCGTGGACACCGCTGTCATCGGCGGCCAGATGACCGGGTCGCCGGCCCTCGAGGACCACAAAGCCTTCTTCTTCGACGAAAGACGCGGCGTCCTGGTCCTCCCTGTCTTCGACCACGGACAGAATTATCCTGTCTCTTCCTCTCCCTGGAACGGGGCGTACGTCTTTACCGTCTTCGAAGGGGAGGGCATCGACCATATCGGGACCATCGCCCACGAACCGTCATGGGACGGGCGGGTGGAGAGGACGGTGCGCTTCGGCGAGACCCTGGCCACGATCTCCGAACTCTCGGTCGTCCTGACCGACCTTCCCGACTGCACCCGTGCGGGTTCTGTCGTCCTCGGTGAGTCGAGCGTGCCCCCGCCGGTGGTGACCACCCCGCCGCCCGTGCCCCCCGCGATGGGGGGGTGA
- a CDS encoding GAF domain-containing sensor histidine kinase: protein MVIEYPEPAAILRALPLPVGVIDRDGRVIRANPIFSSVPDDLLSSPDVAAFLAHVREEGAASATLCVGPDCFAVKGRVVPGPGGHVVVALVPDRDTGQGGCRLAVLVGIMRAATAPTSLQETLAAVVEKTVALLDFDAGAVYFVEKGGASAARRADAGLYRLYFPDAIAVGGDGDDWSSIFSDGRARYGEVYLGVAHAEGELGVYSHAVVPVSLPSGQVIGALAIANSSFHSFSPLEKETLEAIGREVGGIIHKAALADDLAAARTEADLYLDVLTHDINNANSVAMGYLEMLREEVAGEEAVFAGKCLSGIRQSCGIIDRVQVLRACQQEPTLRAVPLDPVIRSAIDGFPGASVTYAGTGAAVRADDLLPRIFENLIGNSLKHGGAEVGIAIDVSAENGGVDVRVSDTGPGIPPEARKKVFERFFRYTRSRPGQGLGLYIVGTLVQRYGGEIRVEDRVEGRPGEGAAFCFTLRSG, encoded by the coding sequence ATGGTTATCGAGTACCCCGAACCCGCAGCCATATTGCGGGCCCTCCCCCTGCCTGTCGGCGTGATCGACCGGGACGGCCGCGTCATCCGGGCGAACCCGATCTTTTCGTCGGTGCCGGACGACCTGCTCTCTTCGCCGGACGTCGCCGCATTCCTCGCGCATGTGCGGGAAGAGGGCGCCGCCTCCGCCACCCTCTGCGTCGGCCCGGACTGTTTCGCGGTGAAGGGGCGGGTGGTGCCGGGGCCGGGTGGCCATGTCGTCGTCGCCCTCGTCCCCGACAGGGATACAGGGCAGGGCGGGTGCCGTCTTGCCGTCCTCGTCGGCATCATGAGGGCCGCCACCGCGCCGACCTCCCTCCAGGAGACGCTGGCGGCGGTGGTGGAGAAGACCGTCGCCCTCCTCGACTTCGATGCCGGGGCGGTCTACTTCGTCGAGAAAGGCGGGGCCTCGGCCGCGCGGCGCGCCGACGCCGGACTGTACCGTCTCTACTTCCCCGACGCCATAGCTGTCGGCGGCGACGGGGACGACTGGTCCAGCATCTTCTCCGACGGCAGGGCCCGGTATGGCGAGGTCTACCTCGGCGTCGCCCATGCCGAGGGGGAACTCGGCGTCTATTCCCACGCGGTCGTCCCGGTCTCCCTCCCCTCAGGACAGGTGATCGGCGCCCTCGCCATCGCAAACAGCAGTTTCCACTCCTTCTCTCCCCTGGAGAAGGAGACCCTGGAGGCGATCGGCAGGGAGGTCGGCGGCATCATCCACAAGGCCGCCCTTGCCGACGACCTTGCGGCCGCCAGGACCGAGGCCGACCTCTACCTCGACGTGCTGACGCACGACATCAACAACGCGAACAGTGTGGCGATGGGCTACCTGGAGATGCTCAGGGAGGAGGTCGCCGGGGAAGAGGCGGTCTTTGCCGGGAAGTGCCTCTCCGGGATCCGGCAGAGTTGCGGGATCATCGACCGGGTCCAGGTCCTGCGGGCCTGCCAGCAGGAACCGACCCTCCGCGCCGTGCCCCTCGACCCGGTGATCAGGTCTGCCATCGACGGTTTCCCCGGTGCGTCGGTCACGTACGCGGGGACCGGGGCCGCCGTCAGGGCCGACGACCTCCTCCCCCGCATCTTCGAGAACCTCATCGGCAACAGTCTGAAGCACGGGGGCGCGGAGGTCGGGATCGCGATCGACGTCTCTGCGGAGAACGGCGGGGTCGATGTCAGGGTCAGCGACACCGGCCCCGGCATCCCTCCCGAGGCAAGAAAAAAAGTCTTCGAGCGTTTCTTCAGGTACACCCGCTCCCGGCCGGGGCAGGGCCTCGGCCTCTATATCGTGGGGACGCTGGTCCAGAGGTACGGCGGCGAGATAAGGGTGGAGGACCGTGTCGAGGGGAGGCCCGGTGAGGGCGCCGCCTTCTGCTTCACTCTCAGGTCTGGCTGA
- a CDS encoding STAS domain-containing protein has protein sequence MNTEEIAVSERSEGQAVVVSLQGRLDAVSSSAAAEALAAVTVRHPPAVVLDLGGLTYTSSSGLRVMLTALKEMRKGGGDLSIAGPQPRVRDVLVTAGFDRIIPIHPDVGEAVQAAEKR, from the coding sequence ATGAATACAGAGGAGATAGCGGTCTCCGAGCGGTCGGAAGGGCAGGCGGTCGTCGTCTCCCTGCAGGGGAGGCTCGACGCCGTCTCCTCGTCGGCCGCAGCGGAGGCGCTCGCGGCGGTGACCGTGCGGCACCCCCCCGCCGTGGTGCTCGACCTCGGCGGCCTCACCTACACGAGTTCCTCGGGTCTGCGGGTGATGCTGACGGCACTCAAGGAGATGCGGAAGGGCGGCGGCGACCTCTCCATCGCCGGGCCGCAGCCGAGGGTGCGGGACGTGCTCGTCACCGCGGGGTTCGACCGGATCATCCCCATCCACCCGGACGTCGGCGAGGCCGTGCAGGCGGCGGAAAAAAGGTAA
- a CDS encoding TIGR04084 family radical SAM/SPASM domain-containing protein, with protein sequence MYYHLILTDACNLCCSYCRARDFQEMDPCGREVAVDEDVPPDLSLDLSDLYRFLSEDPSPTLTFYGGEPSLRPDLIEEVMGHAPPACRFMVQTNGLLLDRLGPDLVNRFSTILVSVDGPAALTDAHRGAGVYARVMKNVRAIRAGGYAGELIARMTVAEDTDIEEAVLHLAGLPDCDSVHWQIDANFWGDYSGRDFAAWMAESYNPGIRRLVGRWVAAMRDEGRVPRWYPFLGCMEDLLLGQGSRLRCGCGYANYTIMTDGTVIPCPCMVGMKDWYLGHISSTVPHDLPVVHVGTPCTSCSLRSFCGGRCLYSNILLPWPEEGRRLVCRTVQNLHDALTAALPEVRGLIAEGRIAVSDFSYERFNGCEIIP encoded by the coding sequence ATGTACTACCACCTCATTCTTACCGACGCCTGCAACCTCTGCTGTTCGTACTGCCGTGCCAGGGACTTTCAGGAGATGGACCCCTGCGGGCGCGAGGTGGCGGTCGACGAGGACGTGCCCCCCGACCTCTCCCTCGACCTTTCCGATCTCTACCGCTTCCTCTCAGAAGACCCGTCGCCGACCCTCACCTTCTACGGCGGCGAACCGTCGTTGCGCCCTGACCTGATCGAGGAGGTCATGGGCCATGCCCCTCCCGCCTGCCGGTTCATGGTCCAGACCAACGGCCTCCTCCTCGACCGTCTCGGCCCCGACCTGGTCAACCGCTTCTCGACGATACTGGTCTCCGTCGACGGCCCCGCGGCCCTCACCGACGCCCACCGCGGCGCCGGGGTCTATGCGCGGGTGATGAAGAATGTGCGGGCGATCCGTGCCGGCGGGTATGCGGGCGAACTCATCGCAAGGATGACCGTCGCCGAGGACACCGATATCGAGGAGGCGGTCCTCCACCTTGCCGGCCTCCCGGACTGTGACTCCGTCCACTGGCAGATCGACGCCAACTTCTGGGGCGACTACTCGGGGCGTGACTTTGCCGCCTGGATGGCGGAGTCGTACAACCCGGGCATACGCCGCCTTGTCGGGAGATGGGTGGCGGCGATGCGCGACGAAGGGCGGGTGCCCCGCTGGTACCCCTTCCTGGGGTGCATGGAAGACCTCCTCCTCGGGCAGGGAAGCCGCCTCCGCTGCGGCTGCGGCTACGCGAACTACACGATCATGACAGACGGGACCGTCATCCCCTGCCCCTGCATGGTCGGGATGAAGGACTGGTACCTCGGGCACATCTCCTCCACCGTCCCCCACGACCTCCCTGTCGTCCATGTCGGCACCCCCTGCACGTCCTGTAGCCTCAGGAGTTTCTGCGGAGGGCGGTGCCTGTACTCGAACATCCTCCTCCCCTGGCCCGAGGAAGGGCGGCGGCTTGTCTGCAGGACGGTGCAGAACCTCCACGACGCCCTGACGGCGGCGCTTCCCGAGGTACGGGGGCTCATCGCGGAGGGGAGGATCGCCGTCTCCGACTTCTCCTACGAACGCTTCAATGGCTGTGAGATCATTCCCTGA
- a CDS encoding M48 family metallopeptidase: MAHRSLLTYRVEYVPGAGRIEILPGTSRDVVARAPRGTPAETVLAAVREHAVSVLHDPPAGFFRVQGRLVPFFVEFRPRCRTVTVGHGDGGCVVVKAPHGTARHEIDAALRACEARILRTPENPRGEEHAALRTGGTTVPYVIIYRPRAVNLTLRVLPDNTVRVTAPAAASKETVRSFVASHATYIHETVTTPGRTPARPVEYRDGGTLLLFGKETTIRAVPACGRGEASLEGDLLLVPDDHPVRETVSAYLRTTTLAAVNRSLPRYAAALGVTVPPVRVRCMKTFWGNCIPDSRIVFNERLAMVPSDLIEYVVAHELCHIRHPHHQRTFYDALREVMPDADARKARLKRYHPEWAKVGPF, encoded by the coding sequence ATGGCACACAGGTCCCTCCTCACCTATCGCGTCGAATACGTCCCCGGGGCCGGGCGGATCGAGATCCTCCCGGGAACCAGCCGGGACGTCGTCGCCCGGGCGCCCCGCGGCACACCGGCGGAGACGGTCCTCGCCGCCGTCAGGGAGCACGCGGTGTCCGTCCTCCATGACCCCCCCGCGGGTTTCTTCAGGGTGCAGGGGCGTCTGGTCCCTTTTTTTGTCGAGTTTCGCCCGCGCTGCCGGACCGTGACCGTCGGTCACGGCGACGGCGGGTGCGTCGTCGTGAAGGCGCCGCACGGGACGGCACGGCACGAGATCGACGCCGCCCTCCGCGCCTGCGAGGCCCGGATCCTGCGGACGCCGGAAAACCCGCGGGGCGAGGAGCACGCCGCCCTCCGCACCGGCGGCACGACAGTCCCGTACGTGATCATCTACCGCCCGCGGGCGGTCAACCTCACCCTCAGGGTCCTGCCCGACAACACGGTCCGCGTCACCGCGCCGGCCGCGGCGTCGAAGGAGACGGTCCGTTCATTTGTCGCATCGCACGCCACGTACATCCATGAGACGGTCACCACCCCCGGGAGAACGCCGGCGCGCCCGGTCGAGTACAGGGACGGCGGGACGCTCCTTCTCTTCGGAAAAGAGACGACTATCAGGGCGGTCCCGGCATGCGGGAGGGGCGAGGCCTCGCTCGAAGGCGACCTCCTCCTTGTCCCCGACGACCACCCGGTCAGGGAGACGGTCTCCGCATATCTCAGGACGACCACACTGGCCGCGGTGAACCGCTCTCTCCCCCGGTATGCCGCCGCACTCGGGGTGACTGTCCCGCCGGTCAGGGTCCGCTGCATGAAGACCTTCTGGGGGAACTGCATCCCGGACTCGCGGATCGTCTTCAACGAGCGCCTTGCAATGGTCCCCTCCGACCTCATCGAGTACGTCGTCGCCCACGAACTCTGCCACATCCGCCACCCCCATCACCAGAGGACCTTCTACGACGCCCTCAGGGAGGTCATGCCGGACGCGGACGCCAGAAAGGCTCGACTGAAGAGATATCACCCAGAATGGGCAAAAGTCGGGCCTTTCTGA
- a CDS encoding DNA methyltransferase encodes MERLRLFRSDITLMPPSLDDSIGNFVAADGSPTCRDTVRCGGTEVPRYRNEFWTARQRQASSIHEVSYRACFKPQLPHFFIDLFTRAGDVVYDPFSGRGTTAIEAALMGRRVIANDINPLSAVLARPRLSPPDPGEVAERLDEIPRSRGGRAGTDLSMFYHPKTRAEIVALRRYLLGRKEDEDAVDRWIRMVATNRLTGHSKGFFSVYTLPPNQAVSPESQRRINEKRGQKPEYRDTHALILKKSQQLLTRVSPEETAALRSAGTDALFLTGRADETPAIPDASVALTVTSPPFLDIVQYAKDNWLRCWFNGLDAEEVGAGITTARTVEEWQAVMGRVFAELFRVTRPGGRVAFEVGEVRHGRVALDEHVVPLGASAGFAPEGIMVNSQAFTKTSNIWGIANNAGGTNTNRIVLFRKPE; translated from the coding sequence ATGGAAAGATTAAGACTGTTCAGGAGTGATATCACTCTGATGCCCCCCTCCCTCGACGACTCTATCGGGAACTTTGTCGCCGCCGACGGGAGTCCGACCTGCCGGGACACTGTTCGCTGCGGCGGGACCGAGGTACCGCGCTATCGAAACGAGTTCTGGACGGCGCGGCAGCGTCAGGCCTCCTCGATCCACGAGGTCTCGTACCGGGCGTGTTTCAAACCGCAACTCCCCCACTTTTTCATCGACCTCTTTACGCGGGCCGGGGACGTCGTCTATGACCCCTTCAGCGGCCGGGGCACGACCGCAATCGAGGCGGCCCTCATGGGGCGGCGGGTGATCGCAAACGACATCAACCCCCTGAGTGCGGTCCTCGCACGGCCGCGCCTCTCGCCCCCCGACCCCGGCGAGGTCGCCGAAAGGCTCGACGAGATCCCGCGGAGTCGGGGCGGGCGGGCCGGCACCGACCTCTCGATGTTCTACCACCCGAAGACGCGGGCCGAGATCGTTGCCCTGCGGCGGTACCTCCTCGGCCGGAAGGAGGACGAGGACGCCGTCGACAGATGGATCAGGATGGTGGCGACGAACCGCCTCACCGGCCACTCGAAGGGGTTCTTCTCGGTCTACACCCTCCCGCCGAATCAGGCGGTCTCGCCGGAGAGCCAGAGGCGGATCAACGAGAAGAGGGGCCAGAAACCGGAGTACCGCGACACTCACGCCCTCATCCTGAAAAAGTCTCAGCAACTCCTGACGCGGGTCTCTCCAGAGGAGACGGCTGCCCTCAGGTCCGCCGGGACCGACGCCCTCTTCCTCACGGGCAGGGCCGACGAGACGCCCGCGATCCCGGACGCTTCCGTCGCCCTCACCGTCACCTCGCCGCCCTTCCTGGACATCGTCCAGTATGCGAAGGACAACTGGCTGCGGTGCTGGTTCAACGGCCTGGACGCGGAGGAGGTCGGGGCCGGGATCACGACGGCGCGGACTGTGGAGGAGTGGCAGGCGGTGATGGGCCGGGTCTTTGCCGAACTCTTCAGGGTGACGCGGCCGGGCGGCCGGGTCGCCTTCGAGGTCGGCGAGGTGCGGCACGGCCGCGTCGCCCTGGACGAGCATGTCGTCCCCCTCGGCGCCTCGGCCGGTTTTGCTCCCGAGGGGATCATGGTGAACAGTCAGGCCTTCACCAAGACCTCGAATATCTGGGGGATCGCGAACAATGCCGGCGGGACGAACACGAACCGCATCGTCCTCTTCAGAAAGCCCGAATGA